The DNA region GCAAACCCAGATGCCGGTTCTCGACCTCTACAGCCACTATGACGACATGGGTTCGAACCTGACCAAACTCATGTCGCCGAAAATCGAGGCTCTCGGCATCGAACTCATCGACCTCATGATCGAAAATGTTTCGGTCCCGCCCGAAGTCGAACAGGCGATCGACACTCGGTCCAAGATGGGTGCAGTTGGCAATTTGGACAACTACATGAAGTTCCAAGCCGCCGACGCCATGGTCAAGGGGGCCGAGAATCCGGGAGGGATGGGCGGGATCGGCGCCCAAATGGCCGCAGGCATGATGATGGGGCAACAAATGGGTGGGATGATGGCGCCGCCGGCCGCCCAGGCCCCAGCACCTCCACCCGCAGGAGCCGGGGCCCCGCCTCCAGCCCCGACAGGCCCGCAGTACCACATGGCGGTCAACGGCCAACAATATGGCCCCTACGGTTTGGAACAGATCAGCCAGTTTGTCAAAGAGGGCCGTATCCAGCCGGATTCCATGCTGTGGACCAATGGAATGGCGAACTGGCAAGCCGCTTCGACCATCGACGGGATCAAGGATCTGTTTGCCGCTACCCCGCCCCCGCCTCCAGCCCCACCCGCAGGCTA from Armatimonadota bacterium includes:
- a CDS encoding SPFH domain-containing protein, coding for MGIWDKIKGEFIDIIEWTDDSTDTMVYRFERHGNEIKYGAKLTVRESQVAVFVDEGQFADVFTPGMYTLETSNLPILSTLKGWKYGFNSPFKSEVYFVNTKRFNDQKWGTMNPIMMRDADFGMVRVRAFGTYAMRVKDAKTFLQEVVGTNWQFTTDEIATQIRNYIVSGFAEAVSQTQMPVLDLYSHYDDMGSNLTKLMSPKIEALGIELIDLMIENVSVPPEVEQAIDTRSKMGAVGNLDNYMKFQAADAMVKGAENPGGMGGIGAQMAAGMMMGQQMGGMMAPPAAQAPAPPPAGAGAPPPAPTGPQYHMAVNGQQYGPYGLEQISQFVKEGRIQPDSMLWTNGMANWQAASTIDGIKDLFAATPPPPPAPPAG